In one Triplophysa rosa linkage group LG13, Trosa_1v2, whole genome shotgun sequence genomic region, the following are encoded:
- the trmt112 gene encoding multifunctional methyltransferase subunit TRM112-like protein — protein MKLLTHNMLTSHVKGVTKGYPLNIKATEVKVSEVDFNPQFVTRMIPKLEWGPLIQAAEVLGHSQDLPSTLIPNYENDEDFLRKVHRILLEVEVIEGSLQCPESGREFPISKGVPNMLLNEDE, from the exons ATGAAGCTATTAACGCATAACATGCTAACATCCCACGTGAAAGGCGTGACTAAAGGATACCCGCTCAATATTAAG GCTACAGAGGTCAAAGTGAGTGAGGTGGACTTTAACCCTCAGTTCGTGACCCGGATGATACCAAAGCTGGAGTGGGGACCCTTGATCCAGGCGGCAGAAGTG CTTGGACATTCCCAAGACCTGCCCAGCACCCTCATACCAAACTATGAAAACGATGAAGATTTTCTGCGCAAAGTTCACAGAATTCTGCTGGAG GTTGAGGTTATAGAGGGATCTTTACAGTGCCCGGAGTCTGGCAGAGAATTCCCCATCTCCAAAGGTGTTCCCAACATGTTACTCAATGAAGACGAGTGA
- the LOC130563434 gene encoding uncharacterized protein LOC130563434: MAESVRHVTIQQGKQALQLQKCKECCNSFHCPFCARNIFKPTRLLKLKMHLKSHCKKAIVHEDFTVHRCGLGCRPSLHYHCMYCASTVLRRDDFKNHLQVCKHKQQVTAEKRSAATSHVTKETSSTSTEAVTAPAVQQSPASSTSLIASLSLTSTETVTAPAVQQSPSSNGLIASMANLKTISPLTQAETPPATAVYSSKVPVRAVVKKRCPICSALMNKCNIQKHIDRKHTEGSMNDINATSHLTSQCVDKTNGMFTVRKTAKGRSVPLHVQFKAWGETHRVLCDSSECQSNMELAQRSGLPSYQCKHIRSVTYCKSSAEEVSLTDKVLTEMVRMRWINEETEKTCLAQRQLAESHRAPLSVHTTIAVLPMKKCISVFEPNHSQLCRVMVVYNTKLNKWFCPCAKVRRSCIHKHVAQWHLFQTHRELFQPTPRADESLAGDQFDCYFEGKDDTDDETAYPPTGLRLENLVDYVFQNKKIPADLPENIRLLSTETNYPRSLCPNESVCQRCPEAVPLGEPTLITQTAKILTNWHVIEDVAVYYKQCPQCEMCYRYQEWKDGLHNYNDDIILDIPLCLTLRNLLEVHTSVSRAVEFLQLMAGVEFPPPDTVLRAYLHFEALTEHEYSFSCVSCGDHPPVVIMGLHRQALQSSVKHVEEPPENFKGEIDVERFWEAVSKEMIARGFVESDVHNPFVVPPSLHFWAPWIGRNTRLSDTVLNTEFEKVHSTNSVSENVISEDRLTEELFKQKVDVIRSLCADCGLDSTGSHSDLLLRLTNEMKSRPTYKKVFEKIWTPAGGWGVIMCPCGVVYSLRNNLRAESPQDFADLLLSWKHMPNVIIYELADDLAKHTNLRAPEQVPISPYEGCLAEPTPVNIDLARRGKLHVSLPWLQSRKTVADLHGHPVTGSSKHYVLYDQIPEGNPKDSGGVLRNLASVPQLAGKVNRRILEQLFAEIKQNGYFLKMWSASTQMFQMRNIIHHYNQHKNNKAINRMGDLCLVNLSYV; encoded by the exons aTGGCAGAGAGCGTG AGACATGTTACGATTCAACAAGGAAAACAAGCACTTCAGTTGCAGAAATGCAAAGAATGTTGCAACAGTTTCCACTGCCCCTTCTGTGCAAGGAACATCTTTAAACCAACAAGActtttgaaattaaaaatgcatcTCAAAAGTCACTGTAAAAAAGCGATCGTCCATGAAG actTCACTGTTCACAGATGTGGATTGGGCTGTAGACCGTCTCTTCATTATCACTGCATGTACTGCGCGAGCACAGTCCTAAGGAGAGATGATTTTAAAAACCATTTGCAAgtctgtaaacacaaacagcaaGTGACCGCAGAAAAACGGTCAGCCGCAACGTCACACGTAACCAAAGAAACATCATCAACCTCCACAGAAGCTGTGACCGCTCCAGCCGTCCAACAATCACCCGCCTCCAGCACCAGTTTAATAGCTTCATTATCATTAACCTCCACAGAAACGGTGACCGCTCCAGCTGTCCAACAGTCTCCCTCCAGCAACGGTTTAATAGCTTCCATGGCGAACTTGAAAACAATAAGCCCATTGACCCAGGCCGAGACCCCACCAGCCACCGCAGTTTACTCGAGCAAGGTTCCCGTGCGAGCCGTTGTCAAAAAAAGGTGCCCGATTTGCAGTGCCCTCATGAATAAATGCAACATCCAGAAGCATATAGACCGCAAACACACCGAAGGGTCTATGAACGACATTAATGCCACGTCCCATCTCACCAGCCAGTGCGTTGATAAAACAAACGGCATGTTCACAGTCCGCAAAACCGCAAAGGGACGTAGCGTGCCGCTTCACGTCCAGTTCAAAGCATGGGGAGAAACTCACAGAGTCCTGTGCGATTCCAGTGAGTGTCAGTCAAACATGGAGCTCGCTCAGAGAAGCGGCCTGCCGTCTTATCAGTGCAAGCACATCCGATCTGTGACCTACTGCAAGTCTTCGGCTGAAGAGGTGTCGCTGACCGACAAAGTTTTAACGGAGATGGTGAGAATGAGATGGATAAATGAGGAAACGGAAAAGACGTGTCTGGCTCAGCGGCAGCTTGCAGAAAGCCACCGCGCACCCCTTTCCGTCCACACCACGATTGCCGTGCTGCCGATGAAGAAATGCATTTCGGTTTTCGAGCCCAACCACAGTCAGTTGTGTCGTGTCATGGTGGTATACAACACGAAATTGAACAAATGGTTTTGCCCCTGCGCAAAAGTGCGCCGTTCATGTATACACAAACACGTTGCCCAGTGGCATCTGTTCCAGACGCATCGTGAGCTGTTCCAGCCGACCCCGAGGGCTGACGAATCGCTTGCAGGAGACCAGTTTGACTGCTATTTCGAGGGGAAGGATGACACGGATGATGAGACCGCGTATCCGCCAACTGGTCTGCGATTGGAAAACTTAGTAGATTACGTGTTCCAGAACAAGAAGATACCTGCTGACCTACCGGAGAATATTCGCCTGCTGTCGACGGAGACGAACTACCCAAGAAGCCTCTGTCCAAATGAAAGCGTATGTCAGAGATGTCCAGAAGCTGTTCCTCTTGGTGAGCCTACCCTGATAACACAAACGGCAAAAATACTCACCAACTGGCACGTCATTGAAG ACGTCGCCGTCTACTATAAGCAGTGCCCACAGTGTGAAATGTGTTACCGGTACCAAGAATGGAAAGACGGCCTTCATAACTACAACGATGACATCATCCTGGACATACCTTTGTGTTTAACCCTCAGAAACCTCTTGGAG GTCCACACTTCAGTGAGCAGAGCGGTGGAGTTTTTGCAGCTCATGGCGGGTGTGGAGTTTCCACCGCCGGATACTGTTCTGCGTGCATACTTGCACTTTGAAGCTCTTACGGAGCACGAGTACAGCTTCTCATGCGTCTCCTGTGGAGATCATCCGCCGGTGGTCATTATGGGTTTACACAGACAAGCTTTGCAGTCCTCAG TGAAGCACGTTGAAGAACCGCCAGAGAATTTCAAAGGAGAGATCGATGTGGAAAGATTTTGGGAGGCCGTGTCTAAAGAGATGATCGCTCGAGGTTTTGTTGAGA GTGATGTTCATAACCCATTTGTAGTTCCTCCATCTTTGCACTTCTGGGCTCCTTGGATTGGCAGAAACACACGGCTCTCCGACACGGTGCTCAACACGGAGTTTGAGAAAGTTCACTCCACGAATTCGGTTTCAGAGAACGTGATCTCAGAAGACAGACTCACGGAGGAACTATTCAAGCAGAAG GTTGATGTGATAAGGAGCTTGTGCGCAGACTGCGGTTTGGACTCCACTGGATCTCACAGTGACCTCCTGCTTAGAttgacaaatgaaatgaaatccaGGCCAACGTATAAAAAAGTGTTTGAGAAGATCTGGACTCCCGCTG GCGGCTGGGGTGTGATCATGTGTCCCTGTGGGGTTGTGTACAGTCTGAGAAACAACCTCCGAGCTGAAAGCCCTCAAGACTTCGCCGATTTGTTATTGTCATGGAAACACATGCccaatgtcatcatttacgagCTGGCGGATGATCTGGCGAAGCACACTAATCTAAGAGCACCGGAACAGGTACCGATCTCTCCGTATGAAGGATGCTTAGCGGAACCCACTCCAGTTAATATAGATCTGGCCAGAAGAGGAAAGCTGCACGTGTCGTTACCTTGGCTCCAGAGTAGGAAGACGGTGGCAGATCTTCATGGACATCCAGTCACAGGATCTTCCAAGCATTACGTGCTGTATGACCAGATTCCTGAAGGAAATCCCAAAGACAGTGGAGGTGTTTTGAGGAACCTTGCATCTGTACCTCAACTGGCTGGAAAAGTGAACCGCCGGATTTTAGAGCAGCTGTTCGCTGAGATCAAGCAAAACGGCTACTTTTTGAAGATGTGGTCAGCGTCAACACAGATGTTTCAAATGAGGAACATCATTCATCATTATAATCAACACAAGAATAACAAAGCCATCAACAGGATGGGCGATCTGTGTTTAGTCAATCTAAGTTATGTTTAG